The genome window TGGAGCAGCGCGGAGACCGACTCGGCGGCGCGGAGCTGCTCGTAGGCGTGGTCGGCGCTCTGGGACACGGTGTCGAGCAGGGCCGCCCTGTCGAGCAGGTCCTGCGGCCCGTCAGCGGACATGAAGGCCGAGACGCGGTCCAGGCCGCCACCGCTGCGGTAGCTGCCGGCGGCCAGGCGACCGACCGCGGCGCGGGCCTGGTCGGCGCGCTGCTGGGCGTCGGACGCCGCGGCCGCGGCGCTCTGGGCGGCGGTGGTGCGGGTGGCCAGCTCCGCCTCGGCGGCGTCGTACGCCTCCGCGGCCACCGCGGCCTGCACCTGAGCGGTGCTCAGGGCGGCCTGCGCGGCGTCGAGCTGGGCCTGCACCTGGGCGACCTGGCTCGCGGTGCTCCCGACCGCGGCCCGTGCCGCGTCCACCTCGGCCTGGCTGGGGGTGCGGGGCGCGGCGGACGCGGGAGCGGTGGCCCCGGCGGGCTGCAGGCCCAGGGCCAGGCCCACGACCAGCAGGGCGCCAGCCGCGCGGGCGGCCCGCGTGCGGCGCCGGGGACTCCCCCCACCACCGCTGCGGAGGTCCTCGCGGGACGGGCGCGGGTGGTCAGGGCTGCTTCCGTGCACGCTGGAGCATCGGCGCCGCGAGGGGTCGTCTTGAGCCGTGACGCGCGGGCTCAGCCCGGTCGCAGGAGCTGCTCAGGTCCCGCCCAGGCGCTCGGGGCGGCCGGGGGTGGGCGGGTGGGCGTCAGCGGCCGGGAGCGTCCTCGGGGGTCTCCTCGGCGCCGGCGGGTGCCGGGAGGTCGTTGAAGCGACCGAGCAGGTCCGCGAGCAGCTGGACGTCGTCGTCGCTCCAGGAGGAGAGCCGCTCGAGGAAGTGGGCCCGGCGCAGCGCCTGCACCCGCCCCACCTGCTCGCGACCCGACGCGGTGAGGGTCACCACCTGGGCGCGGGCGTCCTCGGTGTCGCGGGAGCGCTCGATGAGGCCCAGCCGCTCGAGCGTGGCCAGCTGCCGCGAGACGGTGGGCTTGCCGATGCCCAGGTAGCTGGCCAGGTCGGTGGCGCGGGCGCCGTCCGTGGTCAGCACGCGCAGCAGCAGGCCGTACGCGCCGGGCTCCAGCTCGGGGTGGAGGTCGCGCGCCAGCTGGCCCGAGATCCCGCGGGCTCGGCGCAGCAGCACGGCGAGCTCACGCTCGAGGCGCTCAGCAGCTCCAGGGCTCACCATGCCCCGATCATCTCAGGACCGCTCCGGTCCGCCAGGGCCTGGCCCTCACCCGGGTGGCGAGGTTAGCCTTGCCTTCATGGACGTCCCCGCCTACCGGACCTTCGCGGTGGAGGTCAGCCGCGTGCGGCGGCTGTGCCCGAGCTTCGTGCGCATCACCTTCAGCGGGGACGACCTCGTGGGCTTCGGAGCGTCGGGGGCCGACCAGCGCATCAAGGTCGTGCTGCCGGCCCCCGGCACGTCCGCCGCGCAGCTGGTGACGACGTGCAGCGGCTGGGGCGAGGACTGGTACCCGCGGTGGCTCCAGGCGCCGGAGGCGTCGCGTCCGCTGCTGCGCACCTACACGGTGCGCGCCGCGCGCCCCTCGCGCGGGGAGGTCGACGTCGACTTCGTGCTCCACGGGACGGGCGCAGCGGTCACGAGCCCCCTGGCCGGGCCGGGCTGCAGCGGTCCGGCGTCGCGCTGGGCGGCCACCGCGCGCGTCGGCGACCGGCTCGTGGTGGTCGGCCCCGACCGACCCGGTCAGGGGCGCGCGTGGGGCCGCGAGTGGGCGCCTCCACCCGGCGGTCGCCTGCTGCTCGTGGGCGACGAGACCGCGGTGCCCGCCGCCTGCGCGGTGCTGGAGGCGCTGGAGCCCGAGGCGGCGCACCGCACCGTCGCGCTGCTGGAGGTGCCCTGCCCCGAGGACGCCCTGCAGCCCGTCGCCTCCGGCGGCGCCCAGGTGCGCTGGCTGCCACGGCTCGGCCCGCACGGCGACGCGCCCCACGGCTCCCTGCTCGTGGAGGCGGTGGCCTCGCTGCTCGCTGGCCAGCGGGAGCTCGCGCCGGCCCCGGGCGAGGCGCACGAGGACGACGCCGACCTCGACCTGCTGTGGGACGTGCCCGAGGCGGTGAGCAGCGGCGACCTGTACGCGTGGGTGGCCGGCGAGGCCGGGGTGGTGCGCGACGTGCGGCGGCTGGTCAGGGCCGCTGGCCTGCCGAAGGCCTCGCTGGCCGCCATGGGCTACTGGCGGGCGGGGCGCACCGAGGCGGCCTGAGCCGCTCGACGCTCACCACATGACGGGCTCGGCCGCGGGGCCGGACTCCTCCAGCGGCGCGCCAGGCGTCCCGAACGGCTGCCCGGCGTAGCTGGTGGTCCGCCAGCCCTGCTGCGGGCCGCCCTCGACCACCACGACCCCGGTGTTGAGGAGCGGGTTGGACGCGGCGAAGGCAGCCCCCACACCGGCGCGGGCGGCCACCCACGCCCGGATCGCCCCGCCGTGGCTGACCACCACGGCGGCGCCGTCGGGGGCCACGGACGCGGCCGCCGCACCGATCCCGGCGTCCAGGCGCGCCAGCACCTCGTGGCCGGTGGGTCCGCCGGGCACGTGGGCGCCGGGGTCGCCGTCGGCCCACGCGAAGGCCACGCGCAGGTACTCGCGCACCGAGGGCTCGTCGGTGCGCCCCTCCAGGTCACCGGCATCCAGCTCGCGCAGTCCGTCGTGGACCTGCACGGCCAGCCCGCGGTCGTGGGCCAGCGGCGTCGCGGTGAGCTGGGCGCGGGCGGCGCTGGAGGCCCACAGGGCGTCGACGCGCTCGGGGCGCAGGGTGTCGACCAGGGCGCGGGCCTGCTCCTCGCCCAGCGGCGTCAGCCCGGGCCCGGGCGTCTTGGTGTCGAGCTTGTGGACCAGGTTGGACGGCGTCTGCCCGTGGCGGACGAGGATCAGCCTCACGCGCCGACCCTCCCACGGTCCCCCGCGGCGGCGCGCACCCGGCCCTCGTGGTCCGCCCGGGCGGCCAGCACCTCGGGAACGGCGTCCTCCAGGACCTCCACGAGCGCTCGGAGCCGCTCCGCGACCCGCCGACCCAACGGCGTCAACGTGTACTCCACGTGCGGCGGGATGCTGGTGACCACCTCGCGCACCACCAGGCCGTCGCGCTCGAGGGCCTGCAGGGTCTGCGCCAGCATCTTCTCGCTGACGCCGTCCACGCGGCGGCGCAGCGCCCCGAAGCGCGCGGTGCCCTCGTCCAGGGCGAGCACGGCCAGGGTGCCCCACCGGCCCGTGACGTCCGCCAGGAGCGACCGCGAGGGGCAGGCCCGGGCGAAGACGTCGACGACGAGGGCCTGGTCGAGGGCCTGGTCGTCGTCCTGCTCGCCACCCTGGGGGGTTCCGTCCACCGCCCGAGCGTACCGCGCGGTCGGTTCGCTTGCACTTACTGCTGGTTAGTGCTGCATGATGGGTGCGTACTGATCCGCCCCACCCAGGAGGACGCTGTGCCCACCTACGCCGTCACCGGAGCCACCGGTCCGTTCGGACGCCACGCCGTGGAGGAGCTGCTGCGCCGCGGCACCGCCCCCACCGACGTCGTCGCCCTGGTCCGCGACACGGCGAAGGCCGCCGACCTCGCGAGCCGCGGCGTGGTGGTCCGCCCCTTCGACTACGACCGGCCCGAGACCCTCGCCCCGGCCCTGGCGGGCGTCGACGCGCTGCTCTTCGTCTCCGGCAGCGCCGTCGGGCAGCGCGAGCGCCAGCACGGCGCCGTCGTCGAGGCCGCGAGAGCGGCCGGCGTGGGCCGGATCGCCTACACCTCCGTGCTGCGCGCCGACACCACCGACCTGCCGGTGGCCCCCGAGCACGTGGCCACCGAGCGCCTGCTCGCGGCCTCGGGGATCCCGACGACGCTGCTGCGCAACGGCTGGTACACCGAGAACTACCTCGGCCTGCTGGGCCAGGCCGAGGCCACGGGCTCGATCAGCAGCGCCACCCGCGGCGCGGCGGTTAGCCCCGCCACCCGCGCCGACCTCGCCGCCGCAGCGGTGTCGGCCCTGCTGGACGAGCGCACCGCCGGGCGCACCGTCGAGCTCGGTGGGCCGTCCTTCACCATGGACGAGCTGGCCGCCGCGTTCTCGCGCGCCCTGGGCCGGGAGGTGGCGCACCGCGAGGTCTCCCCCGAGGAGCTGGCGACCGGCCTGCGCGCGGCGG of Quadrisphaera sp. RL12-1S contains these proteins:
- a CDS encoding winged helix-turn-helix transcriptional regulator, with amino-acid sequence MDGTPQGGEQDDDQALDQALVVDVFARACPSRSLLADVTGRWGTLAVLALDEGTARFGALRRRVDGVSEKMLAQTLQALERDGLVVREVVTSIPPHVEYTLTPLGRRVAERLRALVEVLEDAVPEVLAARADHEGRVRAAAGDRGRVGA
- a CDS encoding SDR family oxidoreductase, which produces MPTYAVTGATGPFGRHAVEELLRRGTAPTDVVALVRDTAKAADLASRGVVVRPFDYDRPETLAPALAGVDALLFVSGSAVGQRERQHGAVVEAARAAGVGRIAYTSVLRADTTDLPVAPEHVATERLLAASGIPTTLLRNGWYTENYLGLLGQAEATGSISSATRGAAVSPATRADLAAAAVSALLDERTAGRTVELGGPSFTMDELAAAFSRALGREVAHREVSPEELATGLRAAGLDEGTAGFLVAVDVATAGGALEVGTADLEELLGRPATSLDDALRAARA
- a CDS encoding histidine phosphatase family protein, with the translated sequence MRLILVRHGQTPSNLVHKLDTKTPGPGLTPLGEEQARALVDTLRPERVDALWASSAARAQLTATPLAHDRGLAVQVHDGLRELDAGDLEGRTDEPSVREYLRVAFAWADGDPGAHVPGGPTGHEVLARLDAGIGAAAASVAPDGAAVVVSHGGAIRAWVAARAGVGAAFAASNPLLNTGVVVVEGGPQQGWRTTSYAGQPFGTPGAPLEESGPAAEPVMW
- a CDS encoding MarR family winged helix-turn-helix transcriptional regulator, translating into MVSPGAAERLERELAVLLRRARGISGQLARDLHPELEPGAYGLLLRVLTTDGARATDLASYLGIGKPTVSRQLATLERLGLIERSRDTEDARAQVVTLTASGREQVGRVQALRRAHFLERLSSWSDDDVQLLADLLGRFNDLPAPAGAEETPEDAPGR
- a CDS encoding siderophore-interacting protein, with the translated sequence MDVPAYRTFAVEVSRVRRLCPSFVRITFSGDDLVGFGASGADQRIKVVLPAPGTSAAQLVTTCSGWGEDWYPRWLQAPEASRPLLRTYTVRAARPSRGEVDVDFVLHGTGAAVTSPLAGPGCSGPASRWAATARVGDRLVVVGPDRPGQGRAWGREWAPPPGGRLLLVGDETAVPAACAVLEALEPEAAHRTVALLEVPCPEDALQPVASGGAQVRWLPRLGPHGDAPHGSLLVEAVASLLAGQRELAPAPGEAHEDDADLDLLWDVPEAVSSGDLYAWVAGEAGVVRDVRRLVRAAGLPKASLAAMGYWRAGRTEAA